CAGTGTCCATCCCATTTCATTCCTTGATTTTTAGTCAACTTGCATCTTTTACTTTAAAGCAGTAAATTTTTCAAAAAAAGCATTGACTTTTTTTGAAAAAACTCATAAGATAAAGCAAATATAATTTTTTCAAATGCAATGATAGGGACAAAGTTTCTAATGTGGATTCCTCACAGAGAGGCGCTATTTCGGTGAAAGGCGTCAGGAGCATATTTCTGAATCATCCCCCTTGAGCAGACGGCTGAACACAATTCTTGTCAGTAAGTGACGTCCGGATTTCCCCGTTATCGGAAAACGCATTTTAAAGTTATTTAACTCCGATGCGTATGAGGTCACAAAACCTTTTGTGATAAAGCAGAGTGGTACCGTGGTATCTGAAAAACAGAGCCGCCTCTGTTTCCTGAATTTTTCGGGAACAGAGACGGCTCTTTATTTTTTTACAGTAAAAAATGCCGGCTTTTAGAGCTGAAAGAAAAGAAAGGGGTTCAACTTATGAAACTGACTGGTGCGCAAATCATTATGGAATGTTTGCTGGAGCAGGGCGTTGATACGGTATTTGGCTATCCCGGCGGCGCCGTTCTGAATATTTATGATGCACTTTATGAATATCAGGACCGAATCCACCATATTCGTACTGCACACGAACAGGGTGCTGCCCATGCTGCAGACGGTTATGCGCGCTCTACCGGGAAACCTGGCGTCTGTATTGCAACTTCCGGCCCGGGCGCTACCAATCTCGTCACTGGAATTGCCACTGCCTATATGGATTCCGTTCCGATGGTAGCAATCACTGGGAACGTCAATGTCGAACTTTTGGGGCTGGATTCCTTTCAGGAAGTGGATATTACCGGGATCACGATGCCGGTGACAAAGCATAATTTTCTGGTAAAGCACATCGAAGATCTTGCCGATGTTATTCGGCAGGCCTTTCAGATTGCAACAACCGGGCGGCCCGGTCCCGTTCTGGTGGATATTCCCAAGGATGTGACAGCTCAGCTTTATGACTATGAAAAATGTGCTCCGCTGCCCGTCCCAAAAGGAAATTTTCCGACCGATGAACGGTTTAATGAAGCACTCGACATACTAAAAACAAGTCGGCGTCCCTTTTTGTATCTTGGCGGCGGGGTCATCTCAGCAGAAGCTTCTAAAGAAGCACGTGCTTTTGCTGATCTTCTCGATGCGCCGGTCGCTTCCTCTCTAATGTGTCAAGGTGGAATGGATGCAAAAAGTCCCCGCTATTTAGGTCTTCTCGGAATGCACGGAACAAAAGCCAGTGCCCAGACATTAAAAAACTGTGACCTTTTTGTCGCCGTGGGAACTAGATTTTCCGATCGGGTTTTATGCAACTCCAAACTTTTTGCACAGCATTGCCCGATTCTGCAAATTGAAATTGATACCGCTGAATTCAACAAAAATATCGACTGTGATCTCAAGATGAAGGGAGATGCTAAAAAGATTCTGCGTAAACTTTTAAGACTTCTCCCCCAACAAAACCATCAGAAATGGATGGAGCAGACAGCCCTTTGGAAAGAGCAGTATCCACTCTCTCAGTCTTCTCCCACTCCGGAACTCCCTACCCCGAAAGAGCTGATCGAAGCTCTGGATCGATTAACTTCCTCCAATGCAATTATTGCGACAGAAGTTGGGCAGCACCAGATGTGGGCGGCTCAATTTTATCAATTTCACCGTCCCCGCCAGTTTATCAGTTCCGGAGGTTTAGGTACCATGGGATTTGGTCTCGGCGCCGCCATGGGTGCACAGGTTGCAAATCCAAAGCAGAAAGTGATCAATATCGCTGGAGACGGAAGCTTTCATATGAACTGCAATGAGCTTTCTACACTGGCAAATTACCAGATTCCCGTGGTGGAAATGGTCTTTAACAATTCTGTTCTCGGCATGGTGCGGCAATGGCAGAAGCTTTTTTATCACAATCATTTTTCTCAGACAAACCTCGATCACAATACTGATTTCTGTAAACTAGCGGAAGCATTCGGCGTTAAAGCCTATCGAATTCACACAAAAGACGAAGTGGAACCCATTCTCAAAAAAGCACTTGCAGAAAAGGGGCCTGTTCTGATCGACTGCTGGATCGATAAAGACGTTAACGTGCTGCCGATGGTCCCTGCCGGAGCCTCTGCAGAAGAACCGATGCTGGAAATGTAAGGAGGAAAGATCATGTACGACAAAAATCAAAGCGGCGACAAAGAATATGTGCTCTCTATCCTTGCAAGAAACAATCCGGGGGTTCTGCTCCGAATTGCGGGCCTTTTCAGCCGACGCTGCTACAATATTCTCTCGATTGTCGCCTGCCAAACAGAAGACACCAATTATTCGCGGATTTTGATTGTTGTCTCCGGAGATGACCGGATCGTCCGTCAGGTAGATAAACAGGTCAGCAAGCTGATCGACATCCAAGAAGTTACCATTTTGGACCGCAACAATACGATTATCCGTGAGCATCTGCTCCTCAAGGTAAAACGTACTCCCAAAAACAGTGAACGTCTGGTAGAAATTGCGAACGTATTTCATGCAAATATTTTGAATGTAGAACCAAATTCTATGATTTTGGAACTTACCGGAGACGCTTCTACAATCAATTCTTTTATCGAACTCTACACGCCCTACCAAATTTTAAAAATTCTCCGTACGGGCTCTATGGCAATGTCTAAATAAAAAGCGCTAAAATCAATTTCATCATTTGACCAAAAAGGAGGAGCAAATCCATGCTCACGCAACCTATGCTTACGCTTGATAATGTTTATCACGCCGCCTTCGTTCTGCGGGAAATTGCCCGAAAAACTGATTTGATTCCCGCTCCCCAGATCGGCGAAAACTGCAGTGTTTATCTCAAAACAGAAAATCTTCAGGTAACAGGTTCTTTTAAAGTTCGCGGGGCGTATTATAAAATTTCGCAGCTGACTCCCGCTGAAAAAGAAAAGGGAGTGATTGCCTGCTCTGCCGGCAACCATGCTCAAGGCGTTGCACTGGCTGCTGCCAAAAATCATATTTCCTCTCTGATCTGTATCCCCGCCACCGCTCCAATCAGCAAAGTGGAGGCAACCAAACGCTATGGTGCTGAAGTCTGTCTGGTTCAGGGCATTTACGACGATGCGCATGACAAGGCTGTAGAGCTCCAAAAAGAAACTGGGCGGACACTGATTCACCCCTTTGACGACCCGGACGTAATTGCTGGTCAGGGAACAATCGGGCTTGAAATTCTGGATCAAATGCCGGATGCCGATGTCGTTTTGGTTCCAGTCGGCGGTGGCGGACTTGCTTCTGGGGTGGCATTTACCATTAAATCTCTTCGTCCAAGCTGCAAAGTTTACGGAGTACAGGCAGCCGGTGCTGCCAGCATGGAACATGCACTTCAGACAAGAAAGCCGGAAGGGGTGGAAGAAGTACACACCTTTGCGGATGGTATTGCGGTCAAATGTCCAGGAGATCTGACCTATAAGCTGTGCAACAAATATCTAGACGGCGTCATTACGGTTTCCGAAGATGAGATCGCGGCAGCAATCCTGACCCTGATCGAACAGCAAAAACTGATTACAGAAGGTGCAGGCGCTGTCTCTGTTGCAGCCGTCCTTGCAAATAAGCTGGATCTTAAAGGCAAAAAAGTGGTTTGTCTGCTCTCCGGCGGAAACATTGACGTGACCATTCTTAGCAAAGTCATCAGCCGTGGTCTTCTCAAATCCGGCCGCTCTGCAGAACTGACTTTTAAATTGCTGGATCGTCCCGGTGAATTGAGCACAATCTCTTCTACGATTGCAAAGCTCGGGGGCAACGTTGTCGGCGTCTATCACGACCGAAGTGATTTGGAAACCGATGTCTCCGGCTGTTTTCTGCGAATCCGAATGGAAACCCGCAATGCCGAACATATCGAACAAATTCGCCGTGCATTGGAAGCCGAAGGATATCCTTCTATCTAACGATTCGCACCTCGATCCATATATATAATATAGAAAAGGGAACCACAAATGAAATAGGTGGTTCCCTTTTCTATATTATTATAATGTAAAACAATTGGATTTTCAGATAAAGAACATGTAAGAATTCAGCTCACCGGCAACCTTTTCCGCTAAGTCGGAAAGTGTAAAAGATTCCAAAGATGTTTTGACCTCTTCATCCATCTTTTGATAAACAGTATCTAAAGTATGATTGAGTGCCTGGTGATCTTCACTAAGGACTGGTTCAGCCTTTTCAAAAAGCGCCTGGTCACAGGCTTTTAGCACTGCATAAGCGGTAATTTTTTCCGGCAGCATCGCCAGCCGATAACCGCCCTGTGCACCTTTCGTCGAGAGAACCAATCCCGCTCTTTTTAATAAAGAAAACACTTGCTCCAAATAAATTTTCGAGATATTAAGTTCCTCAGAAATCCGCGCCACCGTCTTCACCGTATCGTGGCCGCTCTGTGCCAAATAAACCATTGCTGCCAAAGCATATTTCCCTTTCGCGGAAACGCGCATAATCAGCCGCCCCCCTTTTCGCTTCTTCAATGATACTCAATTTCAAAATGCTTGTCAATCAGGAGGCCTTTTCTTAAATAAGAAAAATCCTCCGACTGGCTGGATCGGAGGATTTGCGCTTTTTAAAAAAAGCGCAGTTGTAAGAAAAGAGAGGCTTATCTATTCTAAGCACTTGCAAGCATGTTGAACATTCAAGGTACAAAATAGTGTTCCATATTTCTCTATGCGACATCATTATCATTCCTTGAAGGTATTTATAGAATATCAGAAAAATGCAAGAATGTCAATAAAAAATTCACCAAAGAGTTTTTTAATCTTTCGTTAATTTTTTATTTTTCTCACATTAAACGGTCATCATAGTGGGCACGGGGCCCTCCAACATACTTCGCTCTCGTACGAGCGCAGATCAAAATTGCCTCTCCAATATGATCAATTGAAAGGCGGGTTGGCACCGCTACCCGCTTCAAATGCATCCCGATCAAAGTCCCCCCGATATCCATTCCGCAGTCAGCCCGAATTTCTTCCACTGCCACCGGGTGTTCGAATGTTTGATAGGCCGTTGTTGCAAAACTTCCACCGGCATGTGGTTGTGGAACAACATTTACCTGCTCATAATGAAACTTTTCCGCCGCCTCTTGCGGGAGGATCAATGAGCGGTTCAAATGTTCACAGCATTGTGCTGCCAAATAAATGCCTCTTTTTTGTGTTTCTTCATAGATTCCGGAGAAGATTTCTTGTGCTGCTTTTAGGCTGCTGTCGGTTCCAATCTTTTTCCCGACAACCTCACTCGAGGAACAGCCAACCACCATTAACTGCCCTGCTTTCACATGTGCAGCTTCAAGCAGTTCAGCCGCTGCCGCTTTTGCCTGCTGATGCAGCTCTTCAAACGATTTCATGCAAAACTCATCCTTTCCATTTTAAATTTTTAGGTGTTTTTTCTAATTTTGCTCTCATCTAAAAAAGCCCTTCCAAAGACAAATCCCCCTGTGATTTGGGATTTTGTCTCAAAAGGAGCTCTTCTGCCGGATTTTAGTTGATTTTTTCCAAAATTCAGTATACTATTTTTGTATCAGAAGTCAAGGAATCGCTTTTCCTTTAATATAGCGAAACGATTCAGCTATTCGTCACGCACTTTTCACAAAATTCTGATAGAGTAAAAAATCGAAACATGAGAGGAGATTGAGGATCAAAATGAACCGTCTGTTAGTAGTAGATGACGAAGATAAAATTCGCCTGTTGATTCGAAAATATGCAGAATTTGAAGGTTATTCTGTAGAAGAAGCCTCCGACGGCATGATTGCCGTGAATCTCTGCAGAAAACATCCTCACAGTTATGATTTAATTATTATGGATATTATGATGCCGGAACTTGATGGATTTTCGGCCGTGCGCGAGATTCGAAAATGCTGTTCCACTCCGGTTTTAATGCTTTCTGCCCGTGGAGAAGAATATGATAAGATTCATGGATTTGAGCTTGGCATTGACGATTACGTTGTAAAGCCATTCTCCCCAAAGGAATTGATGATGCGGGTAAGTGCAATCATCAAGCGCACACACCCCGAATTAAACACTGCTCAAAAAAAGATTCTTTCCTTTGAAGGTCTCAGCATCGACTTTACTGGTCGAATTGTCACCATTGACGGCAAAAAAGCAGATCTTTCTCCAAAAGAATATGATCTGCTCTTCTATCTTGCAGACAACCGTAATATTGCACTGACCCGTGAAAAATTAATTACAAATGTATGGGGATACGATTTTTACGGAGACGACCGCACCCTGGATACCCATATTAAATTACTCCGCAAAAGTCTTGGCCCCTATGCAAAATTTATTGTGACACTAAGAGGGGTGGGCTATCGCTTTGAAGCTTAAATCGCCGAAAAAATTGGTTCGCTCCATGTGTGAAAGATGGCAAAAGATCAGTATTAAATGGCGAATTCTCAGTATTTTCGTTTTGTTCATCGTCTTTGTTCTAATTTTACTGTGGCTATTCCAAACTGTCTTTTTAAATCAATTTTATGAGAATACCAAGCAAAAAGAAATCTTAGGCTCTTCATCGACGATAGAAAAAGCAGTTTCAAATGATATGCAGCCAGAGGACTTAAAAGCACTCTGCAAACAGGAAGCTCAGCGCAATCAGCTTTGTATCCTGATTTTGGACAGCAACGGGAACGTTTA
This genomic window from Caproicibacterium sp. BJN0003 contains:
- the ilvB gene encoding biosynthetic-type acetolactate synthase large subunit is translated as MKLTGAQIIMECLLEQGVDTVFGYPGGAVLNIYDALYEYQDRIHHIRTAHEQGAAHAADGYARSTGKPGVCIATSGPGATNLVTGIATAYMDSVPMVAITGNVNVELLGLDSFQEVDITGITMPVTKHNFLVKHIEDLADVIRQAFQIATTGRPGPVLVDIPKDVTAQLYDYEKCAPLPVPKGNFPTDERFNEALDILKTSRRPFLYLGGGVISAEASKEARAFADLLDAPVASSLMCQGGMDAKSPRYLGLLGMHGTKASAQTLKNCDLFVAVGTRFSDRVLCNSKLFAQHCPILQIEIDTAEFNKNIDCDLKMKGDAKKILRKLLRLLPQQNHQKWMEQTALWKEQYPLSQSSPTPELPTPKELIEALDRLTSSNAIIATEVGQHQMWAAQFYQFHRPRQFISSGGLGTMGFGLGAAMGAQVANPKQKVINIAGDGSFHMNCNELSTLANYQIPVVEMVFNNSVLGMVRQWQKLFYHNHFSQTNLDHNTDFCKLAEAFGVKAYRIHTKDEVEPILKKALAEKGPVLIDCWIDKDVNVLPMVPAGASAEEPMLEM
- the ilvN gene encoding acetolactate synthase small subunit → MYDKNQSGDKEYVLSILARNNPGVLLRIAGLFSRRCYNILSIVACQTEDTNYSRILIVVSGDDRIVRQVDKQVSKLIDIQEVTILDRNNTIIREHLLLKVKRTPKNSERLVEIANVFHANILNVEPNSMILELTGDASTINSFIELYTPYQILKILRTGSMAMSK
- the ilvA gene encoding threonine ammonia-lyase, whose product is MLTLDNVYHAAFVLREIARKTDLIPAPQIGENCSVYLKTENLQVTGSFKVRGAYYKISQLTPAEKEKGVIACSAGNHAQGVALAAAKNHISSLICIPATAPISKVEATKRYGAEVCLVQGIYDDAHDKAVELQKETGRTLIHPFDDPDVIAGQGTIGLEILDQMPDADVVLVPVGGGGLASGVAFTIKSLRPSCKVYGVQAAGAASMEHALQTRKPEGVEEVHTFADGIAVKCPGDLTYKLCNKYLDGVITVSEDEIAAAILTLIEQQKLITEGAGAVSVAAVLANKLDLKGKKVVCLLSGGNIDVTILSKVISRGLLKSGRSAELTFKLLDRPGELSTISSTIAKLGGNVVGVYHDRSDLETDVSGCFLRIRMETRNAEHIEQIRRALEAEGYPSI
- a CDS encoding RrF2 family transcriptional regulator codes for the protein MRVSAKGKYALAAMVYLAQSGHDTVKTVARISEELNISKIYLEQVFSLLKRAGLVLSTKGAQGGYRLAMLPEKITAYAVLKACDQALFEKAEPVLSEDHQALNHTLDTVYQKMDEEVKTSLESFTLSDLAEKVAGELNSYMFFI
- a CDS encoding TIGR01440 family protein — protein: MKSFEELHQQAKAAAAELLEAAHVKAGQLMVVGCSSSEVVGKKIGTDSSLKAAQEIFSGIYEETQKRGIYLAAQCCEHLNRSLILPQEAAEKFHYEQVNVVPQPHAGGSFATTAYQTFEHPVAVEEIRADCGMDIGGTLIGMHLKRVAVPTRLSIDHIGEAILICARTRAKYVGGPRAHYDDRLM
- a CDS encoding response regulator transcription factor codes for the protein MNRLLVVDDEDKIRLLIRKYAEFEGYSVEEASDGMIAVNLCRKHPHSYDLIIMDIMMPELDGFSAVREIRKCCSTPVLMLSARGEEYDKIHGFELGIDDYVVKPFSPKELMMRVSAIIKRTHPELNTAQKKILSFEGLSIDFTGRIVTIDGKKADLSPKEYDLLFYLADNRNIALTREKLITNVWGYDFYGDDRTLDTHIKLLRKSLGPYAKFIVTLRGVGYRFEA